CTTTTAGTCCTATCACCAGGATGTAATGCTATACCTGCTTTCTTGTTCAAGATCAGTATATTTTCATCTTCATAAAGAACATCGAGCTTCAAGGGAACGGGAACGACTTCGTTTGATCTTCTTTTGTAAATGGAAAGATCAACCAGTACGTCGATTTTGTCTCCCGCATCGATTTCATAATGGGGTTTTCTGACGACCTTATCGTTTACCAGGATTTTACCGGTACGTATGAACTTGTATATCTCGGAAAGCGGGACGTTTTTTAACTGATTTCTGAGAAATTTGTCGATCCTTCTGTACTGATTGTTCTCTTGCACTAAGAATTCCAATTTTCTATCTTCCTCCATATTTCATGAAAGATTTGATTTTCTTATCGATTTCCTTTTTCTTTATTTCCTCACGCTTGTCATACTGTTTTCTACCCTTTGCCAATGCTACCTCAATTTTAGCGATGCCTTTATCGTTGAAATAAATCTTGGTCGGTATGAGAGTTAAACCAGTTGTGCTGAGTTTACCAGTCAGTTTTTTAATCTCTTTCTTATGAAGTAGGAGTTTCCTTGGTCTTTCTGGGTCATGGTTGAACCTGTTCGCAAATCTGTAGGGACTGATGTGCAAGTTCAGAAGATATATTTCACCATCTTTAATGCGGCAGAAAGAGTCCTTAAAGGACACATTTTTCTCTCTGAGTGATTTCACTTCCGTACCTTTCAATTCTATTCCGGCTTCGTATGTTTCTAATATCTCATAGTCCCGTGCTTTTTTGTTGATGGCAACTATTTGCAGAAAAATTCCTCCTTATGGCTGTACACCTTCAAAATGTTCTATACCCTTTTCAGTTACTTCTATCACATCTATTCTATACCCAGAGTACTCTTGGGGATTATTCATGATGTAGTCATTTGCAGCGAGTTGAATGTTTTGCATTTTTCTAAGGTCTACTCTTGTTCTTGGTAGGTAATCACTCAATCCGCTCTTAACCTCAACAAAAACGAGGTATTTTCTATACCTCGCTATGATGTCTATTTCGCCAAACCTGGTTCTGTAATTGCGTTCCAGTATCTTGAAACCCTTTCGACGTAGGTATGAAACTGCTCTCTCTTCTGCTTGTTTCCAGTTAAGCATGTATCCCCGGAACAACTATATGTCCCGACCGCTCTTTTGGAAAATTGGATTTTATCAGATCTACACAATCTGATTCCCTGGCGATATCTTCGCGCAATTCAACAGGATTCTCTATTGGTGTATACATTGGTTCAGTAAGGCTCACATTTACTTCATTCAAAAGTTCCATGTAAGCGAGAATCTCACGCATATCTTTCTCGATAGATTTACGTTGTTCAGGTGTCAATTCAATAGCTGCCAAAGCTTCGAGATGTTTTATCAAAGTTTCATCGATCTTAATCACCCGGTATCACTCCTTTGAGGTTGTCGACATTTGTCTGAGCTGCGATTTTGTTTTCCTGCACGATCTTTTGATATATTTCAGACCTGTATATTTTAACATATAAAGGAGCACTGATACCGATCTTCACCTCTGCTCCTTCTATCTTCAATATTTTGATTTCTATATCATCACCAACCATGAAACTTTCACCAATTTTTCTGGATATGACTAACAGAATCATCCACTCCCTGTCTTGCTATTTTCAATTATCTTTTTGCTTTTTTCCACCTCGTCTTTAACAAGATGTCTTACTGAGTAATTGCTCTCCTCCTGGATGATCTGTTTGGCTTTTCTGTTTTTTAAGTTTACCACAATTGGGGCAAGTAAGTTGATCGTAGCCTGACTTGGATCATCCTTTATCGTCAATATCGCCCAGATGTTGAGATCTGATTGATTTTCGATATTCAGTTCTTGGATATCTAAATGAGAAAGATTCAGCGAATAATCTACACACACAATCCATGGATTCACAATAGGAAATGCCACAAATTCATTTTCTAAAGACACAAGCCAATGGATTGGATTATCACTTTCGCGAGCCAAGAGTATGAATTTTCTCAGGTTTGGAAAACCCGGTATACCATTTTCAAAAGTAATAATCTGGTCGTCGTTGATATCCATATCACCGAATTTGGTTTTGTATAACATTTTCAGTCACCTCTTAATTATTCAATCGATAAAATCGACCAATGTCGCGGTCAGAACATTCGCAGCTGACTTTAAAGCAGCCGTTAAAGCAGCTTGTTGTGTTGATAGGTCTGTCAAAACTTTTGGTAGGTCTGTATCTATTTGATTTGAGATATATTCATTCATGAAGGTGTCTAAATCGTCTATTCTCGAAGAGACCATCTCGACCATTTTTTGATTCGCTCCAACTTGAGCTAAACTCTTGGCAACAGAATCTTCAAGCAAATCCAAACTCATTAGAGAACCCTTAGCAAGCATCTGTTGATCGTTATTTTCAAGTGCATTCACTGTCATAT
The DNA window shown above is from Thermotoga profunda AZM34c06 and carries:
- the csrA gene encoding carbon storage regulator CsrA, with translation MLVISRKIGESFMVGDDIEIKILKIEGAEVKIGISAPLYVKIYRSEIYQKIVQENKIAAQTNVDNLKGVIPGD
- the smpB gene encoding SsrA-binding protein SmpB, encoding MQIVAINKKARDYEILETYEAGIELKGTEVKSLREKNVSFKDSFCRIKDGEIYLLNLHISPYRFANRFNHDPERPRKLLLHKKEIKKLTGKLSTTGLTLIPTKIYFNDKGIAKIEVALAKGRKQYDKREEIKKKEIDKKIKSFMKYGGR
- the fliW gene encoding flagellar assembly protein FliW, whose product is MLYKTKFGDMDINDDQIITFENGIPGFPNLRKFILLARESDNPIHWLVSLENEFVAFPIVNPWIVCVDYSLNLSHLDIQELNIENQSDLNIWAILTIKDDPSQATINLLAPIVVNLKNRKAKQIIQEESNYSVRHLVKDEVEKSKKIIENSKTGSG
- a CDS encoding YraN family protein; translated protein: MLNWKQAEERAVSYLRRKGFKILERNYRTRFGEIDIIARYRKYLVFVEVKSGLSDYLPRTRVDLRKMQNIQLAANDYIMNNPQEYSGYRIDVIEVTEKGIEHFEGVQP
- the gatC gene encoding Asp-tRNA(Asn)/Glu-tRNA(Gln) amidotransferase subunit GatC — encoded protein: MIKIDETLIKHLEALAAIELTPEQRKSIEKDMREILAYMELLNEVNVSLTEPMYTPIENPVELREDIARESDCVDLIKSNFPKERSGHIVVPGIHA